One genomic region from bacterium encodes:
- a CDS encoding class I SAM-dependent methyltransferase — translation MGLAANWRKLRLREAGRRDYFYLTPGNYALYRQFRAHAAAHLHGLILDAGTGYGPWRPVLAEQGRVIGIDLSEHGNADATADLKKMPFRDGAFDAAFCSQVLEHERDPAALLAELGRVVKAGGALVLTAPHLSRLHDAPHDYYRFTAEGLRFLAEGAGFAAEDVKPCGGPLSFLGHNVNVLALALVTPVPIVGRFAVALAKLTSPWWPALDRLLDPQGVLALNWMLVGRKK, via the coding sequence GTGGGCCTGGCCGCGAATTGGCGTAAGCTGCGGCTGCGGGAAGCGGGCCGCCGCGACTACTTCTACCTGACGCCGGGCAACTACGCATTATATCGGCAGTTCCGCGCGCACGCGGCGGCGCATCTCCACGGCCTGATACTCGACGCCGGCACCGGTTACGGCCCCTGGCGGCCGGTGCTCGCGGAACAAGGCCGCGTTATCGGCATAGACCTGTCGGAGCACGGGAACGCCGACGCCACCGCCGACCTGAAAAAGATGCCTTTCCGCGACGGCGCGTTCGACGCCGCTTTTTGCTCCCAGGTGCTCGAGCACGAGCGCGACCCCGCGGCGCTGCTTGCGGAGCTGGGCCGGGTCGTGAAGGCCGGCGGCGCGCTGGTCCTGACCGCCCCCCACCTGAGCCGCCTCCACGACGCACCCCACGACTACTATCGATTTACGGCCGAGGGCCTTCGGTTCCTGGCCGAGGGAGCCGGCTTCGCCGCCGAAGACGTTAAGCCGTGCGGGGGGCCGTTGTCGTTTTTAGGGCACAACGTGAACGTTCTCGCCCTCGCCCTCGTAACGCCCGTCCCGATAGTGGGACGGTTCGCCGTCGCGCTGGCGAAGCTCACGTCGCCCTGGTGGCCCGCGCTGGACCGCCTGCTCGACCCCCAAGGCGTGCTCGCGCTGAACTGGATGCTCGTGGGGCGGAAGAAGTGA